In Desulfosoma sp., the sequence TTTGAATGGAAGCGATCTCTTCCATAGTCAGGTCGTCAATGCCCCAAAATCGGCTGAGAACACTTCGAATATGGGATTCGCTGCGATCCTTTTCGATCTTTTTGGCGATACCTTCCGCGGTCAATTTGGCCTTCTTAAGAGGGTCGACCACCGATTCAAAAGACATTTTGGAATAGGTACCGGTGGTCGAGGCATTCCCGATGCTCATGCCGCCATTTCCGTGATCGGAAAACACGAGGACCACTGTGTCACCGTGCTGCTTAGCAAAATCCAAAGCCACCTGAACGGCTCGATCAAAGGCCAAGAGTTCGGTCACAACACCAACGGGGTCGTTTCCATGAGAGGACCAATCCACTTGGCTGCCTTCCACGAACAGGAAAAAACCTTGGGGATTCTTGGAAAGGATCTGAATGGCTTTTTCTGTCATTTCGGCCAATGAGGGCTCTTGCGGAGCGAACTCGGCTCGATCCAGATCCCGCTGCATATCTTTCTGGGCAAAGAGACCCCAGACACGGTCTGCTCGGACGGCAAGCATTTCTTCACGCGTTTCCACAACGGTGACTCCCCGGTCTTTGAGCACTTGTAGCAGGTTTTCGCCGTCGGTACGTGTACCTCCCTGAGACAACGGGACCAAGAATTGCCTGCCTCCGCCGAAAACAACATCGATGTCTTGGTAAACCTGCTGTTCAGCGATTTCGTTGTAATGATCACGGTCAGGCCAATGCGCTGAAAAGGCAGCCGGAGTGGCGTGCTGTATGTTGGATGTAACCACGAGGCCTGTGGCTTTTCCCATGAGTTTGGCCCCTTCCAGGACCGTAGCCACGGGTTTGTATTGAAGTTCGTCGGAAACCGGATCTACACCCGGAATGGTCACCGAGCCGGGAAGAACCGAAATGAACTTATCACAGCTCTTGTGTCCAGTGGCAAAGGCGGTGGCCGCCGGAGCTGAATCGGTGACCAGGGAATCCGCTCCGTAGGTTCGAACCACACCTGCATACATACTGTCGACGGCCAGGTTACGTATATCTTTCACCCAGCGAGTCAGCGTGATATGCGAGGCGCCTGTTCCGTCCGGGACCATTACAATAAGATTTTTGGCCGCATACGCCCCAAAGGGTGTCACGAGCAGATGCACCAACATGGCCGTGGCGGTGATGAATCTTTTTGGGAATTTGTTGAAAATTTGAGAGTTCATGACCTTCTTTTGTCCTCCTTTCATTGAGATGTGGCCGTTGGACAAAACATTCCTGAATAAGTGGACAGTATGGGGTTGCAGCTTCTACCTGTTCAACGCAACATTTGGGTGGAGCGGGCATTTTAGCGACACAAAAGCCTTCGTAGATTCCACCTTTGGGGGTTTTGTACCAGATCCACTTTTGACCAGACTCGACACAAAGTGCTCGTGGGCGGAATGTTGCGATCTGACGTTTGCAATCGACTTGATTGCTGGATAGAGAGTTCAGTTTAGAGGCGACGTCCTTCTCGCTTTCTGTTTTAGCAAGAGATGCCATGATGCTACTATGTACGTTGCAGGTGCCAGCCAGAGGCTGTATGAAACTTGGTAAGGACGATCCAATAATGTTTCAATTATCGGTGTAGTCCAGATCCTGAGTCCACCCAGCGCCGGATTGTGTTGAACTAGTAGTGTATGCATCGAAATCACAGATGTCTGAAACCATTTTTCCACCAAGCATGGCGCATGTAAGATCCAAGGATAATGTGGATACGGCGGGAATGCAAGTTTTGTTGGATTCGTGCCATTCCCAACCTAAAGCGGTACAGGTTTCTCTGCTTCGAATACTGGATTGTATCTGACTTGTAAATCTTTGGTTAATTATGTTCT encodes:
- a CDS encoding alkaline phosphatase; the encoded protein is MNSQIFNKFPKRFITATAMLVHLLVTPFGAYAAKNLIVMVPDGTGASHITLTRWVKDIRNLAVDSMYAGVVRTYGADSLVTDSAPAATAFATGHKSCDKFISVLPGSVTIPGVDPVSDELQYKPVATVLEGAKLMGKATGLVVTSNIQHATPAAFSAHWPDRDHYNEIAEQQVYQDIDVVFGGGRQFLVPLSQGGTRTDGENLLQVLKDRGVTVVETREEMLAVRADRVWGLFAQKDMQRDLDRAEFAPQEPSLAEMTEKAIQILSKNPQGFFLFVEGSQVDWSSHGNDPVGVVTELLAFDRAVQVALDFAKQHGDTVVLVFSDHGNGGMSIGNASTTGTYSKMSFESVVDPLKKAKLTAEGIAKKIEKDRSESHIRSVLSRFWGIDDLTMEEIASIQNYQGKYLSNAIAPIMSRRANIGWTTGGHTGEDLFFYHYGLNVPTGTVENTDLAYLSASVLGFTLADVDARLFRSAETVAAEHGATLSIDRSDPENPVLVLENGWTARFPFSKDVLTLNGDNFRLKAPTIFSPKTGRVYINLELESGGGL